A single region of the Ictalurus punctatus breed USDA103 chromosome 17, Coco_2.0, whole genome shotgun sequence genome encodes:
- the numa1 gene encoding nuclear mitotic apparatus protein 1 isoform X3, producing MALHPAKEEAILAWMNGLQLDQPVQRITDLQDGNLLLKLVYKLKGEEPSQAPMHLPQAERLSIISDFLHSGCHVEECVLLTLAKGRMLELELTKVVLLLCYYGLVNNNLVPKVEFETELQMATMLRYVQEGVSGLSLREGLDKLLTTGSLIYSSSVSSMSSHSDDGSPVFSRSHSSPLVRFLELNTVASSSFVSSPIQELMSTPQVQVKRLRKELAREGDVRDELERELTERITLLSEQEGQISQLQYRLQRLQRDQEEMEKEHKATLTELQEKNNGLLTRVHEVLKQCRDLKTDNGQKERRIDDLMEENGTLAAQVRNALGQLARAEEEVAKISEAHDSSQMEWGNRRDLLQRELSQALTDKECLTEQIQILQGKISVLEDELAKLSQQPEERGEVLGPIVEWEKLKQELADLSLKSSQLEETISLLEKEKMAIETLLAEERSSFEKETLRLEGRILDLQQSINNIQAEKEAQEQASKTKQETLTCQIAALETDLVRLQQLEVQLTVEIAASAELRQQRGALEAKVASLEDMVNMLQSKCENMEAENITQQEVLDVVRADLQNAQISLVEYEKKLADHQKVVEENASLRARISALDDTIANLQTEIDGERKRGDELLTAKEQQKALMEEKFQKQEHKAHEMFTELETLSQELRKMKHQKLDSESCIEKLIQEGIDLKASLAEERDRGQSQLALVNKTREAREMELQQVITDNQSKISELQSKIEGTVESMKQSESELSVLKEKITSKDGELFIQQQELAHLQNKADNLQSQLLEVEGLSQQLSQEVVSKDGEVQHLKAALEQKEGEIHSLKVSLQSLEARSTEMRDLHQKEVEEQRLAIAELKLQLAEAAKLISEKVRTLEDLAQQLKNLKEELSIERQRVATLENSFKTSKEAHEVQEQSLRLEVTQLQQEIDGHLKKLEESLNEMNSLKEEMSRQQDAALQKEQKVSVLASQKKSLEENFSQLQNKLAEATTLATERQTELLRLQEEVQHQENLRAKAQEIEETQRKELQTEVAELQVRVQELTVFASEREIQFDSLQEKMKEQEDYSQKLLQKSEEALQTELENIVDLKGQLESAKHQTAVKNKLLESVEEKLRQMELMYQQKETLASEACQAKETLERRVNELYCKQKQDLDRYQQDLETLKKEKEHLSLVNESLQSEHQTLQVQSKEQQQTLNALKVDLQNAQDGYQQELGTLKKEKDHLASLSQSLENECQNLQAENKVQLEELNVLKADLQNTQNGYQQEIETLKNEKEHLSSANQSLQQELQTLHAEKTGQQEELNALKADLQENKVKFEKDLESLKNEKDQLSSVNQSLQTECQVLQLENNEQLETLNAVKADLQESKDEHEKHLETLKNEQQQLASLNQSLQSECQNLQAEKTVQQEELNALKADLQERKAKYQKDLEISKCEKEHLSSVNQSLQTECQTLQAENRRQQEMLNALKADLQNAQDGYRQELETLKNEQENLCSVNQSLRSECQNLQAEKTVQQEELNALKADLQESKDEHEKHLETLKNEQEQLASLNQSLQSECQNLQAEKTVQQEELNALKADLQESKDKHEKDLETLKNEKEQLASLNQSLQSECQNLQAEKTVQQEELNALKADLQESKDKHEKDLETLKNEKEQLASLNQSLQSECQNLQAEKTVQQEELNALKADLQESKDKHEKDLETLKNEQEQLASLNQSLQSECQNLQAEKTVQQEELNALKADLQERKAKYQKDLEISKCEKEHLSSLNQSLQTECQTLQAENRRQQEMLNALKADLQNAKDGYRQELETLKNEQEHLHSANQSLRSECQNLQAEKTVQQGELNALKADLQESKDKHKKDLETLKNEKEQLASVNQSLQAEKTGQQEELNALKADLQENKDAYHKDLETLKNEKDHLASVNQSLLKDLEEAQKVGAELVSVREVTQQRENELETHVKELQVKMKEFSTLVDEREAEIRNLHLEVKQQEASRLSALDQFKESEKQKQDACQANEVLEKAISELHLKRKQELEKYQQQLDALAKEKDILTTVNHSLQAERKAQQEALIDLQSGLQQEVKTLKKEKEHLSSINQSLQRECDASQRLGADLEAKLKGQTESIRATKEALQKKEKQNQELQEQLRVKTETVEHYKVQVEKAKTHYNGKKQQLLEEQEACRTLQTSLETSESEAKALKAELKLVSMELEKIKETEKCLMVKVKSLETQLDYADRQLREQRKQEGQSVKVKHRESVYGKIPEHPQNASTESLELNLDDSLDNAGKRSLPGESSTPLVRSSERLAAKRHAQGGGSLETLYFTPMMPRAKKHEGAPQDHKLESSITSLGELTLDSAKKPSSSVQRRRTTQVINITMTKKTPRGGAADADESFFSLHSAQSQPNVASHKARPVSAEIFEDPDKLLSLPGYRRSTAHGTVPPRPSSVFCLGSEYEPDHLADDWMRIAELQSRNKACLPHLKSSYPLESRPSLGFTHLPVTDEDVRTGDPHETIRRASMVPSQLKDSVAAHRLSLAPPAAAAHGRAPQVSKSREVRSTRSPLAPKRPAGQVQDLDTPEAKKFVSCFPRTPKGRNLRSTSSQNIAPSLADRRQSMAFVIDNTPKKVVRGDSSLLQRGISKLRKSPRAASTKSPKITSSAKKLMKLRMKM from the exons cttcagATGGCGACCATGTTGCGTTATGTTCAGGAGGGAGTGAGCGGTCTGTCTCTGCGTGAAGGTCTGGACAAGCTCCTCACCACAGGCT CTCTGATCTACAGCTCGTCTGTGAGCAGTATGTCCTCTCACAGTGACGACGGCTCGCCCGTTTTCTCCCGGTCACACAGCTCTCCACTCGTCCGCTTTCTGGAGCTCAACACCGTGGCCTCCAGCTCGTTTGTCAG CTCTCCAATACAGGAGCTGATGAGCACACCTCAGGTGCAGGTGAAGCGTCTGCGTAAGGAGCTGGCACGTGAGGGAGACGTGCGTGACGAACTAGAACGAGAGCTGACTGAACGCATCACCCTCCTCTCAGAGCAAG AGGGACAGATCAGTCAGCTTCAGTACAGACTGCAGCGCTTGCAGAGGGATCaggaggagatggagaaggagCACAAAGCTACACTGACTGAGCTGCAGGAGAAGAACAACGG ACTCCTCACACGGGTACACGAGGTCTTAAAGCAGTGTCGAGACCTTAAAACGGACAACGGTCAGAAAGAGAGACGGATTGACGATCTGATGGAGGAGAATGGCACACTCGCCGCACAG GTGAGAAACGCATTGGGGCAGCTTGCGAGGGCTGAGGAGGAAGTCGCTAAAATATCAGAAGCTCACGATTCGTCCCAGATGGAGTGGGGGAACAGGAGGGACTTGCTGCAGAGAGAGCTAAGCCAGGCTCTCACCGACAAG GAATGTCTTACTGAGCAAATTCAGATCTTACAAGGAAAGATCTCCGTTTTGGAGGACGAGCTCGCCAAGCTCTCGCAGCAACCCGAAGAGAGAGGTGAAGTCCTGGGGCCGATCGTAGAG TGGGAGAAACTGAAGCAGGAACTTGCAGACTTGTCTCTAAAAAGTTCCCAACTGGAAGAAACCATTTCCCTCCTTGAGAAGGAGAAAATGGCCATCGAAACACTATTAGCAGAAGAGAGAAGCTCCTTTGAAAAGGAAACCCTGCGCTTGGAGGGACGTATTTTGGATCTTCAGCAGTCGATAAACAATATACAAGCTGAGAAGGAAGCTCAGGAACAAGCCTCAAAGACCAAACAGGAAACTCTTACCTGCCAGATAGCAGCTTTGGAAACCGATCTGGTTCGTCTTCAACAGCTGGAAGTCCAGCTGACGGTAGAGATCGCTGCATCCGCTGAACTTCGGCAGCAACGTGGGGCGTTGGAGGCAAAGGTCGCCTCCTTGGAGGACATGGTTAATATGCTACAATCCAAGTGTGAAAATATGGAGGCAGAAAATATAACACAGCAGGAAGTTCTTGATGTTGTAAGGGCTGACCTTCAAAATGCCCAAATTTCCCTTGTGGAATATGAAAAAAAGCTGGCAGACCATCAAAAAGTGGTAGAGGAGAATGCCTCTCTCCGAGCCAGAATCTCTGCACTGGATGACACCATCGCGAATCTTCAGACTGAGATTGatggtgagagaaaaagaggtgaTGAGCTTCTTACGGCGAAAGAGCAGCAGAAAGCTTTGATGGAGGAAAAGTTTCAAAAACAGGAGCACAAAGCTCATGAGATGTTCACCGAACTAGAGACTCTGAGCCAAGAGCTTCGCAAAATGAAGCATCAGAAACTTGATTCTGAATCGTGTATAGAGAAGTTAATCCAAGAAGGAATTGACCTTAAAGCAAGTCTAGCAGAGGAGCGCGATCGAGGCCAGTCACAACTGGCTCTAGTAAACAAGACCAGAGAGGCGAGGGAGATGGAGCTGCAGCAAGTTATTACAGACAACCAGAGCAAAATATCAGAGTTGCAGAGTAAGATTGAGGGAACTGTCGAGTCGATGAAGCAAAGCGAATCTGAACTGTCTgtgctgaaagaaaaaataacttCTAAAGATGGAGAACTCTTCATACAACAGCAGGAACTGGCCCACCTTCAAAATAAGGCAGACAATCTGCAAAGCCAGCTCTTGGAGGTAGAAGGGCTTTCACAACAACTGAGTCAGGAGGTGGTATCCAAAGACGGGGAAGTTCAACACTTGAAGGCGGCGCTTGAACAGAAGGAAGGAGAGATCCATTCCCTTAAGGTCAGCCTTCAGTCTCTTGAAGCGAGGTCCACTGAAATGCGAGATCTTCACCAGAAGGAAGTTGAAGAGCAGAGGCTTGCTATCGCGGAACTGAAGTTACAACTTGCCGAAGCTGCGAAACTTATCTCTGAGAAAGTTAGAACTCTGGAAGATCTTGCCCAGCAGTTAAAGAACTTAAAGGAAGAGCTGTCCATCGAAAGGCAGAGAGTTGCTACCTTGGAAAATAGTTTCAAGACTTCAAAAGAGGCCCATGAAGTCCAGGAACAGTCTTTGAGACTGGAGGTTACACAACTGCAGCAGGAGATTGATGGCCATTTGAAGAAGTTGGAGGAGTCATTAAATGAGATGAATTCCCTCAAAGAAGAAATGTCTCGCCAGCAGGATGCTGCACTCCAGAAAGAACAAAAGGTTTCTGTTTTGGCATCGCAAAAGAAATCTCTGGAGGAAAACTTCTCTCAACTTCAGAATAAACTAGCAGAGGCCACTACACTAGCTACAGAAAGACAAACTGAGTTACTTAGGCTTCAAGAGGAGGTCCAGCATCAAGAGAATCTCAGAGCAAAAGCTCAGGAAATCGAGGAGACTCAACGTAAAGAGCTTCAAACAGAGGTAGCTGAACTTCAAGTTAGAGTTCAGGAGCTTACTGTTTTTGCTTCTGAAAGAGAAATACAGTTTGATTCTCTTCAGGAAAAGATGAAGGAACAGGAAGACTACAGCCAGAAACTCCTTCAGAAATCTGAAGAAGCTCTTCAGACAGAACTTGAGAACATCGTCGACTTGAAGGGGCAACTTGAGTCTGCCAAACATCAGACTGCAGTTAAAAACAAGCTTTTGGAGTCAGTGGAAGAAAAGCTGAGACAAATGGAGCTCATGTACCAACAGAAAGAGACCCTTGCTAGTGAAGCTTGTCAGGCCAAGGAAACTTTAGAGAGAAGAGTGAATGAGCTTTACTGTAAGCAGAAGCAAGATTTGGATAGGTACCAACAAGATTTAGAGAccttaaaaaaggaaaaggaacaCCTTTCTTTGGTGAACGAGTCTCTCCAGAGTGAACACCAGACCTTGCAGGTGCAGAGCAAGGAGCAACAGCAGACACTAAATGCATTAAAGGTGGACTTACAGAATGCCCAAGATGGGTACCAGCAAGAGTTAGGAACCttgaagaaggagaaggaccATCTTGCCTCACTGAGTCAGTCCCTCGAGAATGAGTGTCAGAACTTGCAGGCAGAGAATAAGGTGCAGCTGGAGGAGTTAAATGTCCTGAAGGCTGATCTTCAGAACACACAAAATGGTTATCAGCAAGAGATAGAAACATTAAAGAATGAGAAGGAACATCTCTCTTCAGCGAACCAGTCCCTCCAGCAAGAGTTACAAACCTTGCATGCAGAGAAAACTGGGCAACAAGAGGAACTGAATGCCCTCAAGGCTGACCTGCAAGAAAACAAAGTTAAATTCGAGAAAGATCTGGAGAGCTTAAAGAATGAGAAGGATCAGCTCTCTTCAGTAAACCAGTCCCTCCAGACTGAGTGCCAAGTCTTGCAGTTAGAGAACAATGAACAACTGGAGACACTAAATGCTGTCAAGGCAGACCTACAAGAAAGCAAAGATGAACACGAAAAACATCTGGAAACCTTGAAGAATGAGCAGCAACAGCTTGCCTCACTGAACCAGTCTCTCCAGAGTGAGTGCCAGAACCTTCAGGCAGAGAAAACCGTGCAACAGGAGGAGTTGAATGCCCTTAAGGCTGacctgcaagaaagaaaagctAAATACCAAAAAGATCTAGAGATTTCAAAGTGTGAAAAGGAGCACCTCTCTTCCGTGAACCAGTCCCTTCAGACTGAGTGCCAGACCTTACAAGCAGAGAACAGGAGACAACAGGAGATGCTGAATGCTCTCAAGGCAGACCTACAAAATGCCCAAGATGGGTACCGACAAGAATTAGAAACTTTGAAGAACGAACAGGAAAATCTCTGCTCTGTGAACCAGTCCCTCCGGAGTGAGTGCCAGAACCTGCAGGCAGAGAAAACCGTGCAACAGGAGGAGTTGAATGCCCTTAAGGCTGACCTGCAAGAAAGCAAAGATGAACACGAAAAACATCTGGAAACCTTGAAGAATGAGCAGGAACAGCTTGCCTCACTGAACCAGTCTCTCCAGAGTGAGTGCCAGAACCTGCAGGCAGAGAAAACCGTGCAACAGGAGGAGTTGAATGCCCTTAAGGCTGACCTGCAAGAAAGCAAAGATAAACACGAAAAAGATCTGGAAACCTTGAAGAATGAGAAGGAACAGCTTGCCTCACTGAACCAGTCTCTCCAGAGTGAGTGCCAGAACCTGCAGGCAGAGAAAACCGTGCAACAGGAGGAGTTGAATGCCCTTAAGGCTGACCTGCAAGAAAGCAAAGATAAACACGAAAAAGATCTGGAAACCTTGAAGAATGAGAAGGAACAGCTTGCCTCACTGAACCAGTCTCTCCAGAGTGAGTGCCAGAACCTGCAGGCAGAGAAAACCGTGCAACAGGAGGAGTTGAATGCCCTTAAGGCTGACCTGCAAGAAAGCAAAGATAAACACGAAAAAGATCTGGAAACCTTGAAGAATGAGCAGGAACAGCTTGCCTCACTGAACCAGTCTCTCCAGAGTGAGTGCCAGAACCTGCAGGCAGAGAAAACCGTGCAACAGGAGGAGTTGAATGCCCTTAAGGCTGacctgcaagaaagaaaagctAAATACCAAAAAGATCTAGAGATTTCAAAGTGTGAAAAGGAGCACCTCTCTTCTCTGAACCAGTCCCTTCAGACTGAGTGCCAGACCTTACAAGCAGAGAACAGGAGACAACAGGAGATGCTGAATGCTCTCAAGGCAGACCTACAAAATGCCAAAGATGGGTACCGACAAGAATTAGAAACTTTGAAGAACGAACAGGAACATCTCCATTCTGCGAACCAGTCCCTTCGGAGTGAGTGCCAGAACCTGCAGGCAGAGAAAACCGTGCAACAGGGGGAGTTGAATGCCCTCAAGGCTGACCTGCAAGAAAGCAAagataaacacaaaaaagaTCTGGAAACCTTGAAGAATGAGAAGGAACAGCTTGCTTCAGTGAACCAGTCCCTGCAGGCAGAGAAAACTGGGCAACAGGAGGAGTTGAATGCTCTCAAGGCTGATCTGCAAGAAAACAAAGATGCATACCACAAAGATCTGGAAACCTTGAAGAATGAGAAGGATCATCTTGCCTCAGTGAACCAGTCCCTTCTTAAAGACCTTGAGGAAGCCCAGAAGGTGGGAGCAGAACTGGTCTCTGTCAGAGAAGTCACCCAACAGCGAGAAAATGAGCTTGAAACCCACGTTAAGGAACTACAGGTGAAGATGAAAGAATTCTCAACACTGGTTGATGAAAGAGAGGCTGAAATAAGAAATCTTCACCTAGAAGTAAAGCAGCAAGAAGCTTCCAGGCTCAGCGCTCTTGATCAGTTTAAGGAGTCTGAGAAGCAGAAGCAGGATGCCTGTCAGGCTAACGAAGTCTTGGAGAAAGCCATTTCTGAGCTGCACCTCAAGCGAAAACAAGAGCTTGAGAAGTACCAGCAGCAACTGGATGCCTTGGCAAAGGAGAAAGACATCCTTACCACTGTAAACCATTCCCTCCAGGCTGAGAGAAAGGCACAACAGGAGGCTCTGATTGACCTCCAGAGTGGCTTgcagcaggaagtgaagaccctgaaaaaagaaaaggagcaTCTGTCTTCAATTAACCAGTCACTTCAGAGGGAGTGTGATGCCTCCCAGAGACTCGGAGCAGATTTGGAGGCGAAGCTGAAGGGACAGACTGAATCAATCCGGGCTACGAAAGAGGCTCTCCAAAAGAAAGAGAAGCAGAACCAAGAACTACAGGAGCAGCTCAGGGTGAAGACTGAAACTGTGGAGCACTACAAAGTACAG GTAGAAAAAGCGAAAACTCATTACAACGGGAAAAAGCAACAACTCCTGGAGGAGCAGGAAGCATGTCGGACCCTCCAGACCTCTTTGGAAACCAGCGAAAGTGAGGCGAAGGCCTTGAAGGCTGAGCTGAAACTGGTGTCCATGGAGCTGGAGAAGATCAAGGAGACTGAgaagtgtttgatggtgaaggTCAAGAGTCTGGAGACGCAG TTGGATTACGCAGACCGTCAGTTAAGAGAACAGAGAAAGCAGGAAGGCCAAAGCGTCAAGGTGAAACACAGAGAAAGCGTTTATGGGAAAATCCCAGAACATCCGCAGAATGCTAGCACGGAGAGCCTGGAGCTCAACCTGGATGATTCTCTGGATAACGCTGG taAACGGTCCCTGCCTGGTGAGTCCAGCACTCCTTTGGTCCGAAGTTCCGAACGCTTGGCAGCAAAACGGCACGCTCAAGGTGGAGGCTCTTTAGAGACGCTGTACTTCACTCCCATGATGCCACGGGCCAAGAAACACGAAGGCGCACCCCAGGATCACAAATTAGAAAGCAGCATCACGTCACTCGGGGAGCTAACTCTGGATTCGGCGAAGAAGCCGAGCTCTTCGGTCCAGAGACGACGCACCACGCAAGTCATCAACATCACCATGACCAAG AAAACTCCTCGCGGTGGTGCTGCCGACGCAGATGAATCTTTCTTCAGCCTGCACTCGGCTCAGTCGCAGCCCAATGTGGCCTCCCACAAAGCCCGGCCCGTCTCGGCAGAGATCTTCGAGGATCCCGACAAACTTCTCAGCCTTCCTGGGTATCGTCGTAGCACTGCTCATGGCACCGTTCCCCCACGAC CCTCAAGTGTGTTCTGTTTAGGATCAGAGTACGAGCCGGACCACCTCGCCGACGACTGGATGAGAATCGCAGAGCTGCAGTCGCGTAACAAAGCCTGTTTACCTCACCTGAAGAgcagctacccgctggagtccAGG CCCAGTCTGGGTTTCACACACCTGCCCGTAACCGACGAGGACGTTCGTACCGGCGACCCTCACGAGACCATTCGCCGTGCCTCCATGGTCCCGTCTCAGCTCAAGGACTCGGTCGCTGCTCACCGGCTCTCCCTGGCCCCCCCTGCAGCGGCTGCGCATGGCCGCGCACCCCAAGTGTCCAAATCACGGGAAGTGCGATCCACACGCAGCCCCCTGGCCCCTAAGCGGCCTGCGGGGCAAGTACAGGACTTGGACACACCCGAG gCGAAGAAGTTTGTCAGCTGCTTCCCTCGAACTCCTAAAGGGAGGAACCTTCGCTCTACCAGCTCGCAGAACATCGCACCCTCTCTG gCTGATCGGAGGCAGTCCATGGCGTTCGTGATTGACAATACTCCTAAAAAAGTTGTGCGTGGGGACAGCAGCCTGCTGCAGCGCGGCATCAGCAAACTCCGCAAATCCCCGCGCGCCGCCAGCACGAAGTCACCAAAGATCACCAGCAGCGCGAAGAAG TTGATGAAGTTGAGGATGAAGATGTGA